In Paenibacillus sonchi, the genomic stretch GTTACAGTCTGCTGAAGATTGACCTCCTTACCGGACGTTCCCACCAGATCCGCGTACAGCTGAGCGGCATCCGGTGCCCCCTGTATGGTGACCAGAAATACGGGGCCGCTGTCAATAAGCCGGGCCAGCAGATTGCTCTGTGGTCTGCAGTCGTCGGCTTTCCGCATCCCGTGACCAAAGAGGAAATTGAACTGATCTCTCTGCCCCCGCAGACTCATCCGTGGAGCCTGTGGTCACAGCATATACAAAAGCAGGCCATCCTTTAACGGAGGCCTGCTTTTGTATATAGTTTCTTTTGTTCAAATAGATCAGATTCATCTTGTTCGACCACACATCTTAGGGGGTTGAGCCCTCCGGTGTTGGAGCGACGACCATCTTTCCCATCAGATAGAGCAGGAGCTGCTGGTTATGGGAGGAAATCGGGTCCAGTGCCTCGGCAAAAAAATCACTGCGGATCTGAAGCCCGCGCTCAGTCTCCCTCTTGCCCGTTTCCGTGATGCTTACCCATACAATCCGCCGGTCGGCAGCATCACGCTCCCGGACAATCAGGCCATGCTTCTCCATCCGGTCCAGCAGCATCGTTACCGCTGCCGGGCTGGTCGCCAGATGCGGAGCCAGATCGGAAGGCTTCATCGCGTCACGTTCCTGCAGTAATTCCAGTACGGTGAGTTGGGCATCTGTAAGTGTAGGGGCAAGGTTGCTATCCATATGTAACTTGTAATCCTTCAATAATTTATGCCAGATCTTACTGAATTCAGTGGAGTGCACACTTATTCCTTCCTTTCTAGATCAATAGGGATGGTATCCTGTCGGGACGCTATAACTACATTTTCGCGAGATAACTTCCATTTCCTGCAAAAGAAAAAAATAAATAGCCCGCTGCCAACTAAAAATGAATCCTTTGGACTATGATTCTGGTACTGCGGGTATACCTCAAAACGGTGCCCGTCTTCTCCGCAGGGAGGTTCCGGACACCGTTCATTTCTTCACCCATTGCTGGAATAACGAATCACAGGTTATTTGATCGCCGGGAACAGGCTTATAATCTCGTCCTTTTCTCTACGGACACAAGCTGCTTGCCTATCGAACGGCGTTCGCTGAGCGGCGCCGATTCGGAGGAGAAGGAATGCGTTGCCCCCTCGCGGGTAATCGCCACCAGTTCCAGCGGTTCCCGGCAATAGAAGGCACCGGAAATTCTGCTGCCGTTCGGGCGGACACGTTTGCCTTCCTTGAATTCGAAGGTTGGCATGCCTTTGCCGCCCCGGCTCTGTGCAGGATAATCCAGCAGGAGCGTGCGTTTGGCATAGCCGATTTCGGTTACAGCCAGAATTTCGCCTTCATCTTCATTGACCCAGAAGCAGGAGACCACCTCGTCTCCTTCACGCAATTGTATTCCCCTCACCCCGCTGGCCACACGACCCATAGGGTTCACTTCGTTCTCACGGAATCGGATGCTCATGCCTTCACGGGTCACCAGCACAATCTCCTTGTCACCGCTGCTGAGCGCCACTGTAAGGACCTCATCCCCTTCAGCCACCTTGCAGGCTGCAACGGCCCCTGAGCGGCTGGTAGAGTATTCCTTGAGCTCTGTACGCTTCACCTGACCCTTGCGCGTGACGAAGACCAGGCTGGCTCCAGGATCATCCATATTGCCCACCGGCAGGATACTGGCAATCCCGTCCCCCTTGGCGAGGCCAATCACGTTGACGATCGCCGTACCCGGCTCTTTCCATTTAAATTCCGGTATCTGATGGACCGGAAGCAGGAAATATTGGCCCTTGCGGGTGAACACCAGCAGGCTGTCCCGGGTATTCAGGTCCATCAGCCTGATGATATGGTCGCCTTCCTTCACACCTGAGGCATGGCGTTCACCGCCTGACCGGGTAAAGGACAGCATGCCGGTCCGTTTGATGTAACCGTCCGCCGAAAGAGCTACAAGAACATCCTCGGCGTTGACGAGCACTTCAAGGCTGACTTTAAGCTCCTCCACTTCGCCCTGGATGAGCGAGCGGCGGTCGATGCCGTATTTGTCGCGGATTTCAATCAGCTCTTTCCGGATTACGGCGATCAATTTCTTGTCACTCTCCAGAATTCCCTTCAGCACGGCAATGCGGGCATTCATTTCGTCCAGCTCCTTCTGGAGCGAATGAATTTCCAGATTGGTTAATCTGTACAGCTGCAAGGTGAGGATCGAATCCGCCTGGCGTTCACTGAAGCCGAACATCCAGACCAGATTGTTCTGGGCATCCTGGCGGTTCTTCGACGCTTTGATGGCGGCGATGACCTCATCCAGAATGTTCAGCGCTTTGACCAGCCCTTCCAGGACGTGGGCGCGGTCCTCCGCTTTTTCCAGATCGAATTGGGTGCGGTGGGTTACCACCTCGCGTTGGTGGGCTATGTAAGCCTCCAGGATGGCCTTGAGGCCAAGCTGCTGTGGGGATTTGTTGACGATTGCCACCATGTTGAAATTATAAGTAACCTGCAGGTCGGTTTTTTTGAGCAGGTAAGCCAGGATGCCCTGGGCATCCGCCTCTTTTTTAAGCTCGACTACGATCCGGAGGCCATCGCGTCCGCTCTCGTCGCGGACTTCAGCGATGCCTTCGATCTTTTTCTCCAGACGGATATTCTCCATGGAGGTGACCAGCCGCGATTTCACGATCTGGAACGGCACCTCGGTAATCACAATCTGCTGCTTCCCGCCGCGCAGATTCTCGATTTCCGTTTTGGAGCGCAAGTAGATGCGCCCTTTGCCGGTGCGGTAAGCATCCATGATGCCCTCGCCGCCCATAATGGTTCCGCCTGTCGGAAAATCCGGACCTTTGATAAAGGTCATGATGTCCTCCAGCGCAATATCCGGCTTCTGCATGACGGCGATACATGCGTCAATAACCTCACGCAGATTATGCGGAGGAATTTCCGTCGCAAACCCGGCCGAGATGCCGCTGGTCCCGTTGACCAGCAGATTCGGGTACCGTGAAGGAACCACCACCGGCTCTTTGGCCGTATTGTCAAAGTTGTCCTTGAACAGTACGGTGCGCTTCTCGATATCGCGCATCATCTCCATCGCGATCGGGGACAGCCGCGCTTCCGTGTAACGCATCGCTGCTGCCGGGTCATCATCCATGGAACCCCAGTTCCCGTGACCGTCTATAAGCACGTGGCCCATCTTCCAGGGCTGTGCCATCCGCACCATACCCTCATAGATGGAGGAGTCTCCGTGCGGGTGATAATTCCCCATTACATCCCCGACCGTCTTGGCGGACTTGCGGTATGGTTTGTCCGGGGTATTGCCCGAATCGTACATCGCATAGAGAATCCGGCGCTGCACGGGCTTCAGCCCGTCGCGGACATCCGGAATCGCCCGGTCCTGAATAATATATTTGGAATACCGGCCAAAGCGGTCACCGACGACCTCTTCCAGAAAAGCCGGCAAAAACTGTTCTGATAAACTGCTCATTCGCTCACCTTCTGTTCCTCAATCTGTCCGACTCAAAAATAGTGTGGTGATATCCTCGTCGCTGCGGGGAATGTTTGGACTTTCGGCCGCTGTTGTCTCCAGATTTCTTCAATTTATACCGCGTTCGCGGTTGAAATCCGGAGACAAAGGCGGACGCTTCCGCTCCTACAGTTCCAAACTTCCCCTTCGCTCCTTTCATCACCAAGCTATTCCAACCTCGGGATTATCGTCACTTTCCGCTATTCATAACCTATGCCGCGCTATAGCCGCAGCGATTCTAAGAAATAATTCCGCTTGACCAGCGGTACGAGCGAATCACGGGGACAGTCAAATTTTGCCTACGCGGACTACTCCTCAATCTCCGTAAAGTCGACATTCTCGACAATCCAGCGTTTACGCGGGTCCACCTTGTCGCCCATCAGCGTAGATACACGGCGTTCGGCCTTGGCGGCGTCCTCGATCTGCACCTGCAGCAGATTGCGCGATTCCGGATTCATCGTGGTCTCCCACAGCTGTTCCGGGTTCATTTCACCCAGTCCCTTGTAGCGCTGCAGCTCGAAATTTTTCCCGAATTCCTTCAGGTAGTTCGCCAGCTCCTCGTCGCTCCAGGCGTAGCGAACCGTCTCCAGCTTGCCTGATTTGCGCGTCAGCTTATAGAGCGGCGGCTGGGCGATATAGACTTTGCCGGCATCGATCAGCGGCTTCATATAACGGTAGAAAAAGGTCAGCAGCAGTACCTGGATATGCGCCCCGTCCGTATCGGCATCGGTCATGATGATGATCTTGGAATAATTGCTGTCTTCTACGGCAAAATCCGGTCCGATCCCCGCACCGATGGTGGCAATAATCGCCTTGAATTCGTCGTTCTTGAGCACATCCAGCAGCTTCGCCTTCTCCGAATTCATTGGCTTGCCCTTCAAAGGAAGGATGGCCTGAATCTTGGAATCCCGGCCCTGCTTGGCTGAGCCTCCGGCAGAATCGCCTTCGACAATGAACAGCTCTGTGCGTGTCACGTCCTTGGACTGTGCAGGCGACAGCTTGCCGCCAAGGTTCGAGCTTTCGCTGCGCTTTTTGCCGCTGCGGATCTCATCGCGGGCCTTGCGCGCGGCTTCCCGCGCCTTCGAGGCCTGAATCGACTTCTTCAGCAGGCTCTGTGCCACCTGCGGATTCTCTTCCAGAAAACGGGCCATATTCTCGGACACGATATAATCCACGGCACTGCGCGCGGAGGCGCTGCCCAGCTGGTCCTTGGTCTGTCCGACGAACTCCACCTCGGCCATCTTGACGCTGATGACTGCCATCATGCCCTCGCGCAGATCATTGCCCTCCAGATTCTTGTCCTTTTCCTTGAGCAGCTGGGTCCGGCGGGCATATTCATTCAGCACACGGGTATAGGCAGTCTTGAAGCCCGTCTCATGCGTGCCGCCGCTGCGGGTCGGAATTGAGTTCACGAAGGATGCCAGCGTTTCGGTATATCCGGCATTGTACTGCAGGGCAACCTCAACTTCAATATCATCCTTCTCGGAGCTGAAATGAATCACATCATGCAGCACGTCCTTGCCCTCATTAAGGAACTGCACGAACTGGCTGGCCCCGCCTTCATAAAAGTATTCATCCTGGCGGCCGCTGCGCTCATCCGTCAGTATGATGCGCAGCCCGGAATTCAGAAATGCAATCTCCTGCACCCGTTCCGCCAGCGTATCATAATTCAGGGCAATGCCGTTTGGAAAGACACGGATATCCGGCTTGAACGTAATCTTCGATCCGGTCTTATTCGTATTCCCCAGAATTTCGAGTCCCGTTACGGGCTCACCGACATGCTCCTTGCCGCTTTTGTCAACCCAATATTCAAAGCGCTGGCGGTGGATTTTGCCGTCCCGGTATATTTCAACTTCCAGCCACTCGGACAAGGCGTTCGTGACCGAAGCCCCTACGCCGTGCAGACCGCCGGATTTCTTATAGCCGGAGCCTCCGAATTTGCCGCCTGCGTGCAGAATCGTAAACACCACCTGCGGTGTAGGCACTCCGGTCTTGTGCATTCCTGTTGGAATTCCGCGTCCGTTGTCGAGCACGGTCACCGAGCCATCCTTGCGGAGTGTAATATCAATCTTCGAGCAAAATTTAGCCAAATGCTCATCTACGGCGTTATCTACGATTTCCCATACCAGATGGTGCAGTCCCGAAGAACTCGTACTGCCGATATACATGCCGGGCCGTTTGCGTACTGCAACCAGACCTTCGAGCACCTGAATGTCGTCAGCATCGTATCCAGTTCCGGCTGTGCCGCCGTTCTTGGAGACTTTTGCAAACATATCGATCTGTTCGAGCATTCATGCTCCTCCTTCTTTCTCTATCTGCGAAATGCAAACAAACGTTTTGGTTCACTTTGTACATTCTAATTCAAAATATCCCGTTTCGTAAAGACGGCGAATGAAATGATCACCGAAAGAATTCCCCAAACGGCCAGCACACCCATGGAAAAAGACAGCGTCATCCCCTCAATCGGGGCGGGGGACCCGGCCAAATACCCGGTCAGACCCAGGTTGACCATAAATAAATATTTGGCTGTCGTCCACGCCGAAGCCATATTGGTCAGAATGGTGCCGGCAATCAGCGCCGCCATCATTACGACAATACTTGCGGCTGTGCTGCGGACAAGCACGGACACCATAAAAGCCAGGAGCGCTACAACTACGCTCACGAACCAAATCAGGCCGCCTTGCATCAGCAGATATTTCCACTGCGGCACCGCATGCACGGCAGACATGTCTACGGTATCTCCATTCAGCTGAAAACCCGTAAAGACAGGCACGTTAAATCCCTTATAGCCAAAAGCAAGACCCGAGATAAGGTAGCTGATCACAAAGGCTGCGAGCACAATGAGCGAAACAAACATCAACAGCGCTGCCATTTTGCTGAACAGCACTTTCCAGCGTTTCACCGGGCGGGTCAATAGCATTTTGATGGTACCGGTGGTCCGCTCCCCAGAGACCAGATCGGAAGCCACAGCCATAATCAGAAGCGGAATGAACAGGGATACCGAATTGTCCAGGAACTCCCGGGTGAAGGTTACCCCGCTGGGCTCATTGGGGTTCACATCATGATCCAGATAATATTGCAGCTGCTGAACAAATATTTTCCGGTACGACTTCCATTCCTCCGGAATCCGGTCGCTGCCCAGCGAATTCTGATTATCCGTAATCTGCTGCTGGATCTCCAGCCTCCAGTCCGAATTGAATTTATCCTTGTTGCGGTCGGCAATCCGCATCTGTGCATAGGTGAACATAGGCACGAGAACAACCAGAATGAGCAAAATGATGTAGAAACGCTTCTTTTTTATTATCTTCAGGCACTCATTGCGGATGAGCGGTATCAGGCTAGTCAATAGTTTCACCTTCCGTTAGCTTCAAGAATAGCTGTTCCAGTGTGGGATTGATTTTATGCACGGCTCTTACTTCCACCTCAGCTGTAACCAGAACGGCTACAATTTCTGGGATCAAATCCTCCTCCATCACCGTAACCAGTGAATTCGCCCCCATTCCGGCAATAATGGAATCGTCCAGCGTCACCTCATCCAGCTCCATCAGTGAAATATCCGGGCGGCTGCCGAGGATCTTCTTTGCCCTGCTTAGCGGTTCCAGCTCCCAGAGTACATAAGGAGAATTACGGGCGACCAGATCCTCAACCCCGCCTACAGCCAGCACCCGTCCTTTGCTGATGATTGCCACCCGGTCACACAGCAGCTGAATTTCGCTCAGCAGATGGCTGGAGACAAATACGGCAAGCCCTTCAGCGGCAAGCTGGCGGATGAATTCCCGCAGTTCCTTGATTCCTTTGGGGTCAAGTCCGTTCGTCGGTTCATCCAGAATCAGCAGCCGGGGCCGTCCGAGAAGAGCTTGGGCAATCCCCAGACGCTGGCGCATACCGAGCGAATACGTGCTCACCTTATCGTGAATCCGCTGATCCAGCCGGACAATATCCACGACCTCATTAATGCGGGCCTTGTCCACTCCCGGCTGCATCCGGGCAAAATGCTGCAGGTTCTCCCACCCGGTCAGGTAGGTGTATACCTCCGGGTTCTCCACAATGGAGCCGACATATTGCAGCGCTTTTTCGGGCTGCCGGTTCACATTATAGCCGCATACGGTAATTTCCCCCTCGCTGGGACGGATCAGATCCACAAGCATGCGGATCGTGGTCGTTTTACCGGCTCCATTCGGGCCGAGAAACCCAAAAACTTCGCCCTCCCGCACATCAAAGGTTACATCGTCAATAATCCATTTGCGGCCTATCTTTTTGCGGACACCCTCTACTGACAGCACTACGGTTCCGGAGCCGCCGCTTTGATCTTTTGTCATCTTTCTCACAGCCCCCTGTTCTCCATTTCTGTGTCCTGTTCACTGTTCATGCGGCTTACTGCACTGCCTGTACGATCCGCTCACTCATCCGCTGGTATCCATCGCCATTCGGATGAAAATGGTCGCTCGATAGATACTTGTCCAGATGGCGGTTGAACAAATCAAAGGTTGGGACAAGCGTCATATTGCTGTGCTTATTAATAATATCCATCGCCGCATTATTCCAGGCAGTTACCGCCTGATTGCCCGGTACAAGCAGCTCAGGAATATCTCCGAAGGGGTTATAGAGTCCCATATAAAAAATCTGTGCCTCAGGATTAATCTCCGCAATGCGCTCCAGTATCGTATTCAGCCGTTTAGCCGCTTCCGGAAGAGCGGCAAGCAGCGATTCGGGGGTTAGGTCCTCCGCACCCTCAGCGCCTCCAGTCATCATCTCCCCGCCGGGACCTGATCCCGTTCCTGCACTGGCACCTGCGCT encodes the following:
- a CDS encoding ABC transporter ATP-binding protein — encoded protein: MTKDQSGGSGTVVLSVEGVRKKIGRKWIIDDVTFDVREGEVFGFLGPNGAGKTTTIRMLVDLIRPSEGEITVCGYNVNRQPEKALQYVGSIVENPEVYTYLTGWENLQHFARMQPGVDKARINEVVDIVRLDQRIHDKVSTYSLGMRQRLGIAQALLGRPRLLILDEPTNGLDPKGIKELREFIRQLAAEGLAVFVSSHLLSEIQLLCDRVAIISKGRVLAVGGVEDLVARNSPYVLWELEPLSRAKKILGSRPDISLMELDEVTLDDSIIAGMGANSLVTVMEEDLIPEIVAVLVTAEVEVRAVHKINPTLEQLFLKLTEGETID
- a CDS encoding MarR family winged helix-turn-helix transcriptional regulator: MHSTEFSKIWHKLLKDYKLHMDSNLAPTLTDAQLTVLELLQERDAMKPSDLAPHLATSPAAVTMLLDRMEKHGLIVRERDAADRRIVWVSITETGKRETERGLQIRSDFFAEALDPISSHNQQLLLYLMGKMVVAPTPEGSTP
- a CDS encoding ABC transporter permease, with the protein product MTSLIPLIRNECLKIIKKKRFYIILLILVVLVPMFTYAQMRIADRNKDKFNSDWRLEIQQQITDNQNSLGSDRIPEEWKSYRKIFVQQLQYYLDHDVNPNEPSGVTFTREFLDNSVSLFIPLLIMAVASDLVSGERTTGTIKMLLTRPVKRWKVLFSKMAALLMFVSLIVLAAFVISYLISGLAFGYKGFNVPVFTGFQLNGDTVDMSAVHAVPQWKYLLMQGGLIWFVSVVVALLAFMVSVLVRSTAASIVVMMAALIAGTILTNMASAWTTAKYLFMVNLGLTGYLAGSPAPIEGMTLSFSMGVLAVWGILSVIISFAVFTKRDILN
- the gyrA gene encoding DNA gyrase subunit A, coding for MSSLSEQFLPAFLEEVVGDRFGRYSKYIIQDRAIPDVRDGLKPVQRRILYAMYDSGNTPDKPYRKSAKTVGDVMGNYHPHGDSSIYEGMVRMAQPWKMGHVLIDGHGNWGSMDDDPAAAMRYTEARLSPIAMEMMRDIEKRTVLFKDNFDNTAKEPVVVPSRYPNLLVNGTSGISAGFATEIPPHNLREVIDACIAVMQKPDIALEDIMTFIKGPDFPTGGTIMGGEGIMDAYRTGKGRIYLRSKTEIENLRGGKQQIVITEVPFQIVKSRLVTSMENIRLEKKIEGIAEVRDESGRDGLRIVVELKKEADAQGILAYLLKKTDLQVTYNFNMVAIVNKSPQQLGLKAILEAYIAHQREVVTHRTQFDLEKAEDRAHVLEGLVKALNILDEVIAAIKASKNRQDAQNNLVWMFGFSERQADSILTLQLYRLTNLEIHSLQKELDEMNARIAVLKGILESDKKLIAVIRKELIEIRDKYGIDRRSLIQGEVEELKVSLEVLVNAEDVLVALSADGYIKRTGMLSFTRSGGERHASGVKEGDHIIRLMDLNTRDSLLVFTRKGQYFLLPVHQIPEFKWKEPGTAIVNVIGLAKGDGIASILPVGNMDDPGASLVFVTRKGQVKRTELKEYSTSRSGAVAACKVAEGDEVLTVALSSGDKEIVLVTREGMSIRFRENEVNPMGRVASGVRGIQLREGDEVVSCFWVNEDEGEILAVTEIGYAKRTLLLDYPAQSRGGKGMPTFEFKEGKRVRPNGSRISGAFYCREPLELVAITREGATHSFSSESAPLSERRSIGKQLVSVEKRTRL
- the parE gene encoding DNA topoisomerase IV subunit B yields the protein MLEQIDMFAKVSKNGGTAGTGYDADDIQVLEGLVAVRKRPGMYIGSTSSSGLHHLVWEIVDNAVDEHLAKFCSKIDITLRKDGSVTVLDNGRGIPTGMHKTGVPTPQVVFTILHAGGKFGGSGYKKSGGLHGVGASVTNALSEWLEVEIYRDGKIHRQRFEYWVDKSGKEHVGEPVTGLEILGNTNKTGSKITFKPDIRVFPNGIALNYDTLAERVQEIAFLNSGLRIILTDERSGRQDEYFYEGGASQFVQFLNEGKDVLHDVIHFSSEKDDIEVEVALQYNAGYTETLASFVNSIPTRSGGTHETGFKTAYTRVLNEYARRTQLLKEKDKNLEGNDLREGMMAVISVKMAEVEFVGQTKDQLGSASARSAVDYIVSENMARFLEENPQVAQSLLKKSIQASKAREAARKARDEIRSGKKRSESSNLGGKLSPAQSKDVTRTELFIVEGDSAGGSAKQGRDSKIQAILPLKGKPMNSEKAKLLDVLKNDEFKAIIATIGAGIGPDFAVEDSNYSKIIIMTDADTDGAHIQVLLLTFFYRYMKPLIDAGKVYIAQPPLYKLTRKSGKLETVRYAWSDEELANYLKEFGKNFELQRYKGLGEMNPEQLWETTMNPESRNLLQVQIEDAAKAERRVSTLMGDKVDPRKRWIVENVDFTEIEE